The region AATGGTAAACACTGTCTACAGTGATGAGGAAAAGGGAATCCAAGACAAGGAAAGTAAAGAGGAGTCCATCTTGGCCATGCTGGGCATCATTGGGACCATTCTCAATTTGGTTGTCATCATCTTTGTCTACATCTACACGACTCTATAGGTCTTGTACTCAGGTACACGGAAAAGCATATAATGACTGAGTGTGATTCCGATACAGCGTGGTGACTGATATGGAGGTAAAAAACGAGGGAGCGAGGATGATGCTGAACTTCTCCGGTGATGTGATGGATCAAGGGCCATGTGAGAGCCGTGCAGGATCCGTCCCGCATCGCTTCCAACAGCTGAGACTTTGGGAAACGGGCTTGTTCCAATCCCCATTACAGATAGAATTTTCAACTTGTAAAAGTGTGCATAAAGCGAATAAGAGATGCTTACAATTTATAACTTTTTAAAACAAGTGGACTTTACAGACTTCACAAAAGGTATGGACACTTTTctgaggatatttttcaaatgttattacaaACTCAGATGTGATCGTTGTTGGATTTGCTTTCAAGTCATTGTGAAGATGTACAGAGAAAGCCAATACTAATATCTGCATTTAATTTTGTCTGCTTTATTTTGGAAATAATCATTGTAAGGACTAGAATACATGACCGAAAAATTtgtgatattcaaatttttgggttttgctgtttcaaaccttcttaaacaGCGGGTTTGAAGTGCTGACATGCATCTGTAATGGATACACTTAACAATATTCTTGACATAAAGTGTTGAGAGGTGTGACAGTCAGAGACAATAGCCAAAAACAGCCTAGTTGTAACCTACATTTTACTGAGTCTCTTCTACCTTTTAAGGTCACCAATATCAGAATATTCTGCATCCATATAAGTTCAAAACTTCTCAGAAGAACTGATATAAAGGTGTTTTACTGAGTATGTCAAATGCAGTTTAATATTGTGTAATATCCATTTCAGGCTGCATGAGTATGTGGACATGCTCAGTGACTTACATGATAATCAAGCTTCTCAGCACACTTTCAACCCTTTTCTCATAAATGTACATAGATATTATATGCTTGAAAGCTTAATATATTTAGCATTTGTCAGCCATCTATTGCAGTTTGTGCATCACTAACTTAAATTCGTGCATTATGACTGCCTGCCTTAAAACACAGAGAAATGGTTATGTAATGAATTCAAATAGCTGAAACGGATGTGATGTATGAAGTTATTAGGTTatcagaaaaatatgttttaatagTCATCAGACATGCACTTCAGTTTTACATGTCACATGTTTTCAAGAACAAATTCTTACAGTCCACTAATGTCTTAAAGAACATGCAAAATCTCTCTTTAGCATTCACTCTTTAGATTTTGTTGTCATTTCCACACCTGCACTCGCCTTTCCAGACAGACCTATTCAAGAAATCTCTCTTGTGAAATGATTCTGGTACCTGTCCAGTTTACAGCCATTTCCACCACTACAGAAAGCACCGACCCAATCGTAATGGGGCTTTATGCGATGTCTCACACGGGTCACGAGCCACAATTCAAAACAACTATGATGGTCAAAGTATTGCTAACCCACAAGTTCAAGTTCCACAAGTTtatactaaaaaaaaatgtttctactCCACTCCACTTAATTTTGGATGTTTTGTTATTACTAGTCCAGTTGTCCCTCTGTCCACGCCACATGCTTCATTCCTCTGTTGGGTTGTATTCCTATGCAATGGTGTCCAGAGTCTTCTGTGTCCCCTGGAAATCAAAGTTGAATCCAGAGAACCTAGACTCATTTGTTcattgaagaaaagaaaaatgagggTTTTGGGCCTGGTCTAAAACATGCTTTTAAACATTACCAGAGGTGTAATTAAATAATAACACAGTGAATGCtatgaaattattttaaaataagctCAAGGTAGCTTTCATTTTGAATAGTGTGTAATACCTAGAGACATCTAGTGGTAAAGTTTCAGATTGCACCTAtctaaataaaagaaacttcaGTGATGTTTAAATTCTTACATACATTTATCAGAGTGAATTTATCCCTCAGCAAAggaattctgtttttttttgtcagtcaaTGCAACATTTGATCATCTCCACTTATTGTATACTCATTGTTTTGTGCAAATTCGCGTCGCATTTGAAGTGTAAAGACAAATGCTAATATTTCACTTCTCCATTCAGTTTCATGCTGTTTATTCGCTTTCTGTTTAGTTTTGCAAGACCTTTACACCACCccgtaaaacacatttttgctcTCTCTGTCGTGCTGGTCTGCAGAAGAGGACATGCCTCAGTCCTGTCTATAATCGATACATTAACAATTATTGGTACTTTAATCCACTTAATCACTACTGGGAACATCATTATAAACATTGTGCTGTAGCTCGACCTAAGTGTAAAATATAAGAACTATTACAGATAACATTTGTCCTCACTGTTTTACTTTCTATCCATCCATGAGCAAGTCTGTAACAATTTAATTTACTATTAAAACACCAGAATCATTGCCAACATTAGTAACATTTCCGTGGTTATGTTTAGGAACTGTAATGCCAGCACTTGGTTAAAGATAGAGACTATATATAGTTTAAGGTAAAGTTCATAGTGATACAGGACACAATGAGTTTACTTGACCAAACTGACTTGATTCTCcttattgaaaatgttaaataCGAACCTTATGGACATTAATGAAACAACAAATAGCCTTTTGAAATGTGGAAATATGGAAGTGTAAAGCATTTTTAACggagaaagtgtgtgtgtgtgtgtgtgtgtgtgtgtgttgtaatcAGAACAGCTTTCCAGTATGGAAACTACTCCAGCCAGAGTTACATGTTACTACCTGCACTTGACTTCCTGCTGTACAGTTTGGAACATGTAGAACATGAAGATTTCCCTCCAGTGAATAAACCGTCTTCTGcagctaaaaaaaaaccttctttAGAGAGAAGGAGGCGATCAAACTCCAAATTGTTGCCAAAATGAAGTAGGTGCAAGTTTCTTGAGAGACTCTGAGTTAGGTTTTGCTTTTCTGGTTTTGGCCCAAGAATCTGCTGTTCTTGCGCAACATCAGATAGTTGCCTTAGGTTATTTATTGCTACTTTGACCAAAGTGCCTTTACATTCCTAAACCTAACCACCGACTAAAGTTGTGAACCCTGGATGTAATCCTTTGGGGACACGTCTATTTCACCCCATTTCACCCCTTCATAACCAAGTCTGGCGCATTAAATAGTGAATTGTTTCATTTATTAAGCACTGGGGAATTACTGCGTCAAAACGAGGATTTGATTTAGGAAACTTTTTCAGTCTTCACCACAGGGAACGAaatgtttttgatttatttaaacaCAATTGCATCTGACCAAATTTGGCTCAGCTTTTACAAATGGAATTAGATTGGGCCTAAATTAACTTAATCTTTTATCCCTTCATGTGCAAAAGACTTTTGAAGTGCTATAATGTATATTGTATAATGAGTAATTCATCACAAATAGATTTAATAAAGGCATAGTTCAACATTGAGGCAGAGGGACAAGCCATTTCCCCAAGTTGGTTTTCGAGACATACCCAAATTAAGTAGCTGCTGGTTTTTACATTCATAGTTTGGAGTCAGATATAACTTTGGTATTATAGTACTCATGTGACTCATATCAAGTTCCTCATATGCTCCTTTAACAAGAGAAGAAGCAGACATGAGAACAGTCCTGATGTACAGAATGTGGAGAATGTGAGGCTCAGTGGGCTCCTTGATGTGtaaaattcaatatttgtttttagtgTAAAATCTTGTAATTTCAGAAAGTGCCTGAGATAACAATATCTCAACCAACAACACCAGTTTGGAgatgaaagaaaggaaaatacaaAAGGACAGAAGAAAACAATGTATTGTGAACTACACTGCTGCATTCACAATAGAACTGGATTTATACAACATGGCTTATTTAATAAAGACggacatgtttttttcttttttctttggatTAAGTGTTCCAAAACATaataaatcaatgaataaatgaaacataaaaagaaaGTGTATGTTTGGTAAGCACatggaaatgttttatgaaTGTATTCCTATTTGATGTAAATAATTATTCATGTCATTGTTATCTTTCCTAAAGCTATATAATCTCAACTATGATTTCTATGTATGACAAATCTGTTTCAATTTATTGCATTGTCTCTTGTGGGTGACAAATGGATTGATGAAGTTTTCCAGCCTgcagttttgttaaaaaaaataaaataaatacatgttttaAATGATTTGTATCAGGAGTGTCAGTACTGAGGGACGATAAATGAATTTTATAATATATGCACCTATTATATATACTATGCAGTAACTcttcacacgtgtgtgtgtgtgtgtgtgtgtgtgtgtgtgtgtgtgtgtgtgtgtgtgtgtgtgtgtgtgtgtgtgtgtgtgtgtgtgtgtataccggtatatatatatatatatatatatatatatatatatatatatatatatatatatatatatatatatacatatatatatatatatatacatatatatatatatatatatacatatatacatacatataaaaaaTATACTTCTCTCTCTGCAATTTATTTTGAGAAATGGAAAAGGAAATGGAGAGGTTGAGAAGACGACATACATGTTCCAAacaatttattttcattcctGCTCTGTTTTGTATATTTCGGGTCATGTGTATGGGGGAGGAGTGTCAAAATAATTTCCCAGTCCATTTAGAATGCTTTATGACGAGAAACATGCTGGAATAATCCTACGGAGGTGGAAAAAGCTGACTAAAAACAGCTCCTTTCTGGCTTTCCATCCTTTTTAATTGGATACAATAAATTAGGCATTGGACcaagcaaaacaataaaatacatttgtttgacAAACCCCAGCTGCTTATGCCCAGAAAGCCTGTTTTAAGCTATTGTTTCACCTGCATCTTGCAGGCACAGCTTTAGAAATCTTCCCTTCTTTTGAAGCTGAAAGATGTTCGGTGAACAATGTGCAGGAGATAGTGATGCATCCCAGATGGATATTTCAGCCGAGCAGATTGTCTATGTAGATGCTCCATCTCTATCTAGAGGAGCTTACATCATTTTGATGGTTTCACAGAAAAGCTGTGCCTGCAATTAATCTATCCAGCACACAAGCCACTCCAGATCCACAAGACATACTTATGCCTGGAAACATCAGGCAGCTTCACTTGTTATGCCAAAGAAATTCAACCTGTGGCAGCAGCGCGCATTAAAATTTTATACCGCACTGCAAACCCGGGATTTTCTACAAACTCAGACTTTCaagcttttattctttatttttattcgtGGCAATTTCAGCTACATGGCTGAGGTTTGCTCGTTCTAGTTTATTTGGAATGAAGGactgaaaaataataattctgattCGCATTTTGAAATAATACGAACAGGTTTGTATAAACTATGCCATCACAGACATTTAAAATTCCATATAGCATGGAGTATTAACTTTCCATGCAAAGATACATGtagaaaaacagctggaaacatgTGTATAACATCTAATCATCAAATACCTGCTAAACACTGTTGACACTCTAGAGTCCTCCTGTCTCCTCATGTCACAGTTAGGTAGTGTAGGTcgtaggcagtactcgagttgtaaaaaaaaatcaggggggatggttgattttatcatatggggacagataatttgtgctgattacaaatattataatatattacaaataatagcagtgaccaaaacacctgcagaaatactgcaggaatgacatagcagcagttaaatgcagccttctgtaagctttaaatatccactgggcttacatcaaatacatcaaaacacaacaataaaaaactgttttctgaacttatcaatatgcctctgtccttcacaggataagtaaaatggatcactgcaaaaactcaaaatcttaacaagaatatttgtcttatttctagttaaaatgtctcattttagtaaaaaaatctcatttcacttaaaacaagactcatcactggaaaaattaacaattttcacctgtttcaagtagattttcacttaaaataagtagaaaaatctgccagtggaacaagatttttttgcttgtaatgagaaaataaatcttgtcccactggcagattttcgtacttcaagtgaaaatttacttgaaacaggtgaaaattgtcaaataagttatttttctggtgttatttttccggtgatgactctaaatgttgaaatagcagtaaaaccacattcattgatgaaatgacataagggatggaaaggagggatggtagttttacagggaggatgattttgaccgtttttatttcaggggggaggccatcccccctcatcccccctcaactccagtactggtcgtAGGTCACAAAAATACTGTGTGGAGTTAAAAACCATAAAATCAAAAAGCAAAGCATCCCCTTTTCTCTGTAGCCAGTCAAACTTAACTCTGCAGTAGCAGTGTCGTGACTTCCCTCAATCCAATCCTCCACCCCAGTCCACCCTCAATTAAATCTCTGAGAGGATTTCCTGAACAGATATGTTACATAGATTTCTTGTCACAAAGGATGCACATATCCAGCTgccttttttcacatttattcATGCAGAGAAATAAATCCTGTGATCAAAATCAGGAAACGGGCCTGAAAGCCATGACAAATCCTGATATAAATGTAAAACTTGAGAGACGCGGGTGTCAAAATGACAGGTTCAGCCTGACTTTGAGAGATTGCAAATCTTTTTAT is a window of Cololabis saira isolate AMF1-May2022 chromosome 16, fColSai1.1, whole genome shotgun sequence DNA encoding:
- the LOC133462576 gene encoding protein TUNAR-like, whose product is MSEHYGKASPSSTPHAMLLLMLCKIVRRKLQTLPGKMVNTVYSDEEKGIQDKESKEESILAMLGIIGTILNLVVIIFVYIYTTL